ttttttatttgctttacTCCCCACTATTGGATTAATATTTCCAATATTATTTGGAATTGGTGGTGAATATGAAGGTATATTAGGTCTCTGCAAAGGTGATCATTTTGATGGAGCTGATAGTaataaaaagcataaaagTGGTGATGATGATATAGGTAAATGTTTTAGAAAATTgttatatgataataaaGAATTAATAGATATCATGAAATAcattaatatgttattttcctttattttggTAACTACTGTTTTAT
This DNA window, taken from Plasmodium vivax scf_5315 genomic scaffold, whole genome shotgun sequence, encodes the following:
- a CDS encoding variable surface protein Vir10/35, truncated, putative (encoded by transcript PVX_058190A): FLFALLPTIGLIFPILFGIGGEYEGILGLCKGDHFDGADSNKKHKSGDDDIGKCFRKLLYDNKELIDIMKYINMLFSFILVTTVLLVFVYILSKVIKYERIKSGKGKMNRKEYIKYCKEVFNL